GCAAGGAGCGCTGTTATAGCGCCCTGCTCTCATGGGCACAAGGGGCGCGCGCCGCGGGCGCGCTTGCGCCGTCAGGAAGCGGCTGCCTGCGCCAGATGAATGGTCTGCGTGGGATAGGCGAACTCGATCCCCTCGCTCTGGAAGCGGCGCAGCAATGCAAGGTTCAGCCGCTGCTGCAGGTCCATGTAGAGATTGTAGTCGCCGCTGGCCACGTAATAGACGATCTCATAGTCGAGCGACGAGGGGCCGAAACTCTTGAAGTGGGCGCGGTCCAGACGCGCTTCATCGAGCGCACCGAACACCTCGGTAATCATGCCGGGAATCGCTTCCACCTTGTCGGCCGGCGTCTCGTAGGTAACGCCCAGTACGCTCACGATGCGGCGCTCTTTCATGCGCTTGAAGTTCTGGATGCGGCTTCCCACCAGGTCGGTGTTGGGGAAGACAATCTCTTCGCCCTGCAGGCTGCGCACGCGCGTCGTTTTGATCCCGATTTTCTCCACGTTGCCGAGCTTGTCGTCCACGACGATGAAGTCGCCTACCTCGAACGGTTTGTCCAGCATGATGGAGACCGAACACAGGATGTCACCGAGAATATTCTGCACCGCCAGCGCAACGGCTACGCCGCCGATGCCAAGGCCCGCCACGAGCGAGCCCACATCGAATCCCAGGTTGTCGAACATGAGCAGCAGCAGAAGCGCCCAGAGGAACACGCGGCCGATCACCTCGAGCGCGCCGAAGGCTGCGCGGGTGTCTTCCGCTTCGGTCGAAACTTTCTTGTCGATCCAGTGCGAGATGAGCGCGTTGCCCCAGATGCCGATCTGCAGCGCGCCGGCGACGATGCCCATGATGCGCAGCGCATTCAATACTTTCTGGGGCGAAGCCCCTGCGGTGCCGGCCTGGAGGAAATGCGCGCCCCACCAGAAAGAGAAAATGGCCAGCACCCAAAAGCGCGTGCGCCGGGCCATCTCCACAAACAGATCGTCCCAGTCGTTGGTCGTCTTCTCCGCAATGGCCCTGAGGCGCCCGACAACCATGCCCTTGAGGATCTGCAGCGCAATGAGCGCCGCAGCCGAAGCCCCCAGCGCAACGAGCCACTGCCGCAGGCTGTTGCCCAGGTAAAACGTCTCTTTGAGAAAATCGAGTTCCATCGCCGGCGCTCCTCCGAACTGGATTCCGGGCCTATCTTGCCCGATGAGACGCTCATGTAAAGGGCGCCATGCCGCGCCGCACCTTTCGCAGCACCCGCCCTTGCGCCGGCGCGTGCAACTTCGTAGCCTAGGGCCCTTGCGCGCCGCTTGGGCGGGCGCGCGGTGATTGGAGCTAGTCATGGCGAAACCGGCAGTCCGCGCGGCGGGCGGTTTTCGGGCGATTTTTTATTTTGTGAAGAAGGCGCTCTCGGCGGGCGGCCTGTGGAAGAGCTGGAAGCGGCTGCGCTCGAACAATGCGTGCAAGACCTGCGCGCTGGGCATGGGCGGACAGGCCGGCGGGCTGGTCGACGAGGGCGGGCACTTCCCCTCGGTCTGCAAGAAGTCCATCCAGGTGCAGGCCGGCGACATGGCCGCGGCCATTCCCGAGGGGTTCTTCCGCTTTACCTCCATCGAGCAGATGGCGGGCATGAGCCCCGCGCAGCTCGAAGCGCAGGGGCGGCTGGCCTTTCCGATCATTGCCGAACCCGGCGACCGCTATTACCGGCCGATTTCCTGGGAAGAGGCCTACGACAAGACGGCCGCCGCGCTGCGGGCCGCGCCGCCCGAGGAAGCGTTCTTCTATGCCTCGGGCCGCTCATCGAACGAGGCGGCGTTTCTCTTTCAGTTATTCGCGCGCGCCTACGGCAGCGCCAACATTCACAACTGCAGCTACTACTGCCACCAGGCCAGCGGCGTGGCGCTCTCGAAGATCTACGGTTCGGGCACGGCCTCGGTCGTCCTTGAAGACCTGCACAAAGCCGATTTCGTCATGGTCATCGGCGCCAATCCCCCCAGCAATCACCCGCGGCTGATCACCCAGCTCATGCAGCTCCGGCGCCGCGGCGGCAAGGTGCTGGTCGTCAATCCGCTCAAGGAGCTGGGGCTCCAGCGTTTCCGGGTTCCTTCGGACTGGCGCAGCCTTCTTTTCGGCAGCTCCATTGCGAATCTCTACATTCAGCCCCACATCGGCGCCGACATCGCGCTTTTAAAGGCGATTTTGAAGGGCGTCATCGAGGGCGGCGGCGTGGACGAGCAGTTCGTGAGCGAGCACGCGACCGGCTGGGCCGAGGTCGAGGCCGACGCGCGCGCGCAGAACGCGGACCAACTTGCCGAGGCCGCCGGCGTGCCGCGCGCGCAGATCGATCAGGCGGTGGAGATGATCCTGTCGGCCAAGCGCGGCATCTTCTGCTGGGCCATGGGGATCACCCACCACGCCCACGGCGTCGACAACATTCTCGAGCTGGCCAACCTCGCCATGGCGCGCGGCTGGCTCGGGCGCGAGGGCGCGGGCCTGCTTCCCATTCGCGGTCACTCCAACGTGCAGGGCGTGGGATCGGTGGGCGTCGCCCCGGCGCTCAAGGCAGCCTTCGCCGAGCAGATGGAGGCGCGCTACGGCATCACTGTCCCGGCAGAGTCCGGGCAGGACACCTACGCATCGATGATGGCCGCGCTGGAGGGGCGCATCCGCGTGAGCGTGCAGCTCGGCGGCAATCTCTATCACTCCAATCCCGACGCCGACTGGGCGGCGCGCGCGCTGCAGAACATCCCGCTGACCTTCCAGGTCTCCACCCAGCTCAACACCGGCCACGCCCACGGACGCGGCAAGACGACCATCGTCGTCCCGGCACTCGTGCGCGATGAGGAAACCCAGCTCACCATGCAGGAGTCCATGTTCAACTTCGTGCGCATCTCCGACGGCGGGCAGGAAGCCCCCGAGGGGGAGCCGCGCTCGGAGGTGGACATCATCGCTTCCCTGGCAGAGCGGGTGCTCCCCGAGAGGCGCTTCGACTGGAGCGAGCTGCGCTCTCACGAGGCGCTGCGCAAGGCCATCGGCGCCGTGGTGCCGGGCTATCAGCCGGCCGGCAACGTCGATCCCGAGCGCAAGGAGTTCCAGGTGGTCGGCCGCACCTTCCACGCGCCGCGCTTCGGCACCGAGGACGGCAAGGCCCGCTTCCACGTCACGCAGGTTCCCGAGTATTCGCGCGGCCCCGACGAGTATCAGCTCATGACCATCCGCAGCGAGGGCCAGTTCAATACCGTTGTGTATGAAGAAGAAGATCTCTATCGCGGCAATACAACGCGCGACGTGGTGATGATGAGCGCCGAGGATGCGGAGCGAAACGGCTGGAGCGAGGGCGAGCGGGTCCGCGTCACGACAGAGGTTGGCTCCATGAGCGCCTCGGTCGCGATCACGGACATCCGCGCAGGAAATCTCGCCATGTATTTCCCCGAAGCCAACTGCCTGGTGCCGCGAAAGCTCGACGCGCTCTCGAAGACACCCGCCTTCAAGTCCGTGCAGGCCCGGCTCGAAAGCGAGTCAGGCCGGCAGAGCGAGCCGGTGGCCGAAGCAGGCTGATCACCCTAGGCCTCGGCTGCGGCCCGGGGCTCGGCCCGCGCCAGATAGCGGGCACACTGACGGTCGGTGCCCAGGATGTGCAACGTCAGCCAGGTCTTCAGGTAATCGAGCACCCGATCGGCAAGTATCTCGTGCGCAAGGAAACGCGCGCGCATCTGCTGCACGCGCGCGATGAACTCGCGATGGGCTGCCTGGTGTCGGACCAGATCCGGACAATCGCTGGCGATCATCGCATTTTCTTCATCCTTGAAATGGGTCTCGGTATAGACCTCAAGGTCTGCGAAGATGCCATCGAGCACGCGGTCACCGGTCCCGGCTTCCACCGAGCGATGCAAACGATTGATGATGTTGACGAGCTGCTGATGCTGACGGTCGACGAAATCCACGCCGATCTCGTATCGGGGCTCCCAATCGATGAATGTCATTGTGCCACCTCTACCAGGGGCGGTACGCGCATTTCTCCTGAAGAGACCGCCCGGTCAATGTTGCTGATGCGCCGGCGGCAGAAACGGGCTGAAGAATCAACCCGCGGCGGCGTTTTTTCCTTCTCCGCGCTCGAAGTAATTGGCGTACTGACGGTCGGTTCCCAAAATATGCAGGGTCAGCCAGTTCTTGAGATAGAGCAGCACCTGGTTGGCGACCATGTCGTTGGCCATGAAGCGCTCGCGCATCTGCCGAATGCGATCGATGAACTGGACGTGCGCGCCCTTGTGGCGCTCGAGGTCCGGGTAATTACTCTCGGCCAGATACCGCTCTTCATCCCTGAAGTGGGTTTCGGTATAGACCTCAAGGTCGGCGAAGATGTGGTCGAGAACGCGCTGGCTGGCTCCACTTTCCATGGAGTCGTGCAGTCGGTTGATGATGTCGACGAGCTGCTTGTGTTGGCGGTCCACAAACTCCACGCCGATCTCGTAACGGGGCTCCCAGGTGATGAACGTCATGATGCTACCTCGTCAGGCGGCCCTGGTTGCTCCAGGCGGGCCACCTGCCTGATTGTTGACATGAGGATAGGGACATCCGCTATTCCTGGGAATGACAAATATCACAATGCGACAGAATGTCGCACAGTGACACAGAACGAATAATCCGGCAGACCGCATTATCCCTATAATTTCAAGTAGTTACAACGAATTCACTCAGCCGGGCGCTGCGCCACCTGCTCGACACGTCTGGCACCGTGCTGCCGGGAGGGCAGGAATTTCTCGGGCAGTTCGATGCCCTGCAGCGCCAGGCTGGGGGGGACGTTTTCGGACTCGTAGAGGTAGCGGCGGGCCGCCACGTGCCAGTTAAAGTTGGCGCCCAGCTTCTGCATGATGGCATTCAGACCGAACGTGATGCGGTTGAAGAACAGCAGGTCCGGCGGCAGGTTCATCTGCTGGAGTTTTTGCGGGTCCATCACCTCGCCGGCCTGGGCGACCCATTCGGGGGTGAACTCGAACTTGCGGTCTTCCTTGAACGGCGCCGAGTGGTAGCCGAAGAAATCCCACATCCACTCGCGATCATAGGGCCGGCCCGGCAGGATGAGCCCGAGATCCATTACCAGTTGATCGAATGCGTCGCGGTCCTTTTCCACTACCGCGCGCGAGATTCCCTGCAGTTTGTGAATGAACCCATCATCAAAGTACTTGATGCAGCCGAAGTCGATGAACGTGATTCCGCCGTCTTCGTTGAAGATGTAGTTGCCCGGATGGGGATCGCCGTTGAAGACGTGGTGGATGTGCATGGAGTCGAACACAAAGTCGTGCAGCACGTAGACGGCGAGCTCGCGCTCCTTGTCCGTCGCGGTTTCGAGAAAGTCGTAGAAGTTGAGTCCCTTCTTGAACTCCTGGCAGAGCACGCGCTTGGTACAGAATTCGGGAAACACCTTCGGAACGCGGATGTAGGGATGGCCGTCCCAGAGCTCGGCAAAGAGCTGCTGGTTGCGCATCTCCTGGCGGTAGTCGAGCTCGTCGTAGAGACGTTCCTTGAGCTCGCGCACCACCGCCTTGGCGTCCACGTTCTTGTTCACCATGTTGATCATGGCGGCCAGCCCCGCGGAGGCCTTCAGGTCGTTTTCGATGGCGGTATCGACGCCCGGATACTGGACCTTGAGCGCGACCACCGTGCCGTCGTGCAGCTTTGCCTTGTGCACCTGCCCGATGCTCGCGGCGGCCAGCGGCTGCTCATCCACATCCTTGAACAGCTCGCCCAGGTCCTTGCCCAGTTCCGATTCGATCTGCTGGCGCACCAGCTTGAAGTCCATGGGGGGCGAGTCCGACTGCAGGCCGCGCAGCGCTTCCTGCGCCGCGGGCGGCAGCGAATCATTGGCGAAGGAAATGATCTGGCCGAGCTTCATGAAGACGCCCTTCATGTTTCCCATGATTTTGGCGGCTTCCTCGGCGCTCTTGAGGTGGTACTCTTCTTCGAGGGCTTTCTTGTGTTCGTGGGTGGCCCACATCTGGCGGAACTTCAGCCAGAGCTTTCGCCAGATCGAGCGACTCACCAGTGAGGAGACCTGCGCGCCGCGCGCACCCATGCTGGTGGAGATCCCGGCCTCGTTGCGCTGGCCGGAAATCACACGAAAGACGACAACGCCCACGACGGCAACCACC
The Chrysiogenia bacterium genome window above contains:
- a CDS encoding mechanosensitive ion channel family protein; its protein translation is MELDFLKETFYLGNSLRQWLVALGASAAALIALQILKGMVVGRLRAIAEKTTNDWDDLFVEMARRTRFWVLAIFSFWWGAHFLQAGTAGASPQKVLNALRIMGIVAGALQIGIWGNALISHWIDKKVSTEAEDTRAAFGALEVIGRVFLWALLLLLMFDNLGFDVGSLVAGLGIGGVAVALAVQNILGDILCSVSIMLDKPFEVGDFIVVDDKLGNVEKIGIKTTRVRSLQGEEIVFPNTDLVGSRIQNFKRMKERRIVSVLGVTYETPADKVEAIPGMITEVFGALDEARLDRAHFKSFGPSSLDYEIVYYVASGDYNLYMDLQQRLNLALLRRFQSEGIEFAYPTQTIHLAQAAAS
- a CDS encoding FdhF/YdeP family oxidoreductase; translation: MAKPAVRAAGGFRAIFYFVKKALSAGGLWKSWKRLRSNNACKTCALGMGGQAGGLVDEGGHFPSVCKKSIQVQAGDMAAAIPEGFFRFTSIEQMAGMSPAQLEAQGRLAFPIIAEPGDRYYRPISWEEAYDKTAAALRAAPPEEAFFYASGRSSNEAAFLFQLFARAYGSANIHNCSYYCHQASGVALSKIYGSGTASVVLEDLHKADFVMVIGANPPSNHPRLITQLMQLRRRGGKVLVVNPLKELGLQRFRVPSDWRSLLFGSSIANLYIQPHIGADIALLKAILKGVIEGGGVDEQFVSEHATGWAEVEADARAQNADQLAEAAGVPRAQIDQAVEMILSAKRGIFCWAMGITHHAHGVDNILELANLAMARGWLGREGAGLLPIRGHSNVQGVGSVGVAPALKAAFAEQMEARYGITVPAESGQDTYASMMAALEGRIRVSVQLGGNLYHSNPDADWAARALQNIPLTFQVSTQLNTGHAHGRGKTTIVVPALVRDEETQLTMQESMFNFVRISDGGQEAPEGEPRSEVDIIASLAERVLPERRFDWSELRSHEALRKAIGAVVPGYQPAGNVDPERKEFQVVGRTFHAPRFGTEDGKARFHVTQVPEYSRGPDEYQLMTIRSEGQFNTVVYEEEDLYRGNTTRDVVMMSAEDAERNGWSEGERVRVTTEVGSMSASVAITDIRAGNLAMYFPEANCLVPRKLDALSKTPAFKSVQARLESESGRQSEPVAEAG
- a CDS encoding hemerythrin family protein, producing the protein MTFIDWEPRYEIGVDFVDRQHQQLVNIINRLHRSVEAGTGDRVLDGIFADLEVYTETHFKDEENAMIASDCPDLVRHQAAHREFIARVQQMRARFLAHEILADRVLDYLKTWLTLHILGTDRQCARYLARAEPRAAAEA
- a CDS encoding hemerythrin family protein, coding for MTFITWEPRYEIGVEFVDRQHKQLVDIINRLHDSMESGASQRVLDHIFADLEVYTETHFRDEERYLAESNYPDLERHKGAHVQFIDRIRQMRERFMANDMVANQVLLYLKNWLTLHILGTDRQYANYFERGEGKNAAAG
- a CDS encoding AarF/ABC1/UbiB kinase family protein, which translates into the protein MSEQNLILLGVLAVVAVVGVVVFRVISGQRNEAGISTSMGARGAQVSSLVSRSIWRKLWLKFRQMWATHEHKKALEEEYHLKSAEEAAKIMGNMKGVFMKLGQIISFANDSLPPAAQEALRGLQSDSPPMDFKLVRQQIESELGKDLGELFKDVDEQPLAAASIGQVHKAKLHDGTVVALKVQYPGVDTAIENDLKASAGLAAMINMVNKNVDAKAVVRELKERLYDELDYRQEMRNQQLFAELWDGHPYIRVPKVFPEFCTKRVLCQEFKKGLNFYDFLETATDKERELAVYVLHDFVFDSMHIHHVFNGDPHPGNYIFNEDGGITFIDFGCIKYFDDGFIHKLQGISRAVVEKDRDAFDQLVMDLGLILPGRPYDREWMWDFFGYHSAPFKEDRKFEFTPEWVAQAGEVMDPQKLQQMNLPPDLLFFNRITFGLNAIMQKLGANFNWHVAARRYLYESENVPPSLALQGIELPEKFLPSRQHGARRVEQVAQRPAE